A single window of Flavobacterium aestivum DNA harbors:
- the rlmB gene encoding 23S rRNA (guanosine(2251)-2'-O)-methyltransferase RlmB — protein MEKEHQIFGIRAIIEAIQAGATVDKVYIQKDAGSELMKDLMKVMKRGNINFSYVPIEKLNRLTPNNHQGAVATVSPISFYDLETLIETVIENGKKPLFLILDQISDARNFGAIIRTAECTGVNGIIIQKAGSAPVNGDTVKTSAGAVFNIPICKVEHIKDAIFLLQASGIKTVAATEKTDQNIYDITLKDPVAIIMGSEDRGVNPSVLKIVDEKAKLPMFGSIGSLNVSVACGAFLYEAVRQRR, from the coding sequence ATGGAAAAAGAACATCAAATATTTGGGATTAGAGCAATAATTGAAGCTATACAAGCTGGTGCGACAGTAGATAAAGTTTATATTCAAAAAGACGCAGGAAGCGAACTAATGAAGGACTTAATGAAAGTGATGAAACGTGGCAATATCAATTTTTCATATGTTCCCATAGAAAAACTAAACAGACTTACACCAAATAACCATCAAGGAGCCGTAGCTACCGTCTCTCCTATTTCGTTTTACGATTTAGAAACCTTGATAGAAACTGTAATTGAAAACGGCAAAAAACCGTTGTTTTTAATTTTAGATCAAATTTCTGATGCTAGAAATTTTGGCGCAATTATCCGAACAGCTGAATGTACCGGTGTCAATGGAATTATAATTCAAAAAGCAGGTTCTGCACCAGTAAATGGTGACACAGTAAAAACTTCGGCAGGTGCAGTATTTAACATTCCTATTTGCAAAGTGGAACACATCAAAGATGCTATCTTTCTTTTACAAGCAAGTGGTATAAAAACTGTTGCCGCAACAGAAAAAACAGATCAAAATATTTATGATATTACTTTGAAGGATCCAGTAGCTATCATTATGGGATCTGAAGATCGCGGGGTAAACCCATCAGTACTAAAAATAGTAGATGAAAAAGCAAAACTACCTATGTTTGGATCAATAGGATCATTAAATGTTTCTGTAGCTTGTGGCGCTTTTTTATACGAAGCAGTTAGACAAAGAAGATAA